TAACTATGCTGATAACGCATAAAAAAATTTATACCATGCGCAACAGTTTGTATTTTTTCGCATTTTAAGCGGATTTTGTCAAAGGATATTTGGAAAAGGTTTGAGGATAAAGAGAAATCAGGAATACAATCACCTGCAGGGCATAAGCTCTAAATCGATGTTTCCTCCATATAGCCGCTTTGCCGACTTGGACAGATGCTCATTGAGATCGGAAACCAGAAATTGATGCCGCCCCCCTTTGCAAATAGTACTTTTCAGCTCACCGTTTTCATTAAAAAAATCAACCAGCGCCGCTGGAACGGCATCGCCCGCATCGATGATATAGACCCGTTTTCCGATTTTACGCTGAATGATTTTTTTTAGCAGGGCGTAATGATTGCCTCCCAGGATAAGGGTGTCGATCTGGCGAACCTTTAAAGGATGAAGATACTTTTTAACGATCCGAACGGTTTCCGGCTTCTTCAACCAGCCTTCGTCCACCAGCGGTACCAGCAGCGGGCAGACCGCTGAATACACCTTGGCTTCGGCGTTTAGATTCTGAATCGCTTCCGGATAACAGTTGCTGTCGACGGCCGCCCGCGACGCCACAATGCCGACAACGCACTTTGGAGAGGTATGGAGCGCCAGCGTTACCGTCGGCCCGGTCACATCCAGCACCGGCACACCAAATGCTTCTCTCACCTGCCGACCGGCAACACAGGCAATCGTATGGCTGGCAATCAGGACAGCCTTGGCACCTTTTTGCAGAAGAATCTCCGTATTTTGAAGCGCATAACGGATGACGGTTGCAGCGCTTTTATCACCATAAGGCGCCCGGGCCGTATCGCCGAAATAAAGGATGTCGCAGTCGGGAGACCGCTCCATGATTTTTCGCGCTATCCCCAGACCGCCGATGCCTGGATCCAATATTCCTAACATGAGGATACCGTCTATGTGTTATCTTTTTCGATTTTTTGTTTGACGCATTCGCGGACACACCTGTCGGGAATATCGCTGCGGAT
This window of the Desulfobacterales bacterium genome carries:
- the murI gene encoding glutamate racemase, whose amino-acid sequence is MLGILDPGIGGLGIARKIMERSPDCDILYFGDTARAPYGDKSAATVIRYALQNTEILLQKGAKAVLIASHTIACVAGRQVREAFGVPVLDVTGPTVTLALHTSPKCVVGIVASRAAVDSNCYPEAIQNLNAEAKVYSAVCPLLVPLVDEGWLKKPETVRIVKKYLHPLKVRQIDTLILGGNHYALLKKIIQRKIGKRVYIIDAGDAVPAALVDFFNENGELKSTICKGGRHQFLVSDLNEHLSKSAKRLYGGNIDLELMPCR